In the Alkalibacter saccharofermentans DSM 14828 genome, one interval contains:
- a CDS encoding NAD(P)/FAD-dependent oxidoreductase, which translates to MKKYDAIIVGAGPAGIFCAMELIKQNQEIDILMLEKGNSIEKRICPKRRTNKCVGCKPCNITTGFAGAGAYSDGKLSLSPEVGGELPEYIGYETTEELIKYVDEVYLGFGADSKIYGIDDMDKISVIRRKAIQSNLKLIECPIRHVGTEVGYDIYTKLQAYLLEKGVEIKFRNPVKEIIIEEGKAMGVKADSEYYGDNIIIGVGRDGSEWFDEICRTVNIETEVGKVDIGVRIECRNEIMKEINDVMYEGKLVYYTETFDDKVRTFCSNPGGVVATEIYDDNLAVVNGHSYKADTLKTNNTNFALLVSKGFTEPFKSPIAYGKYIAGLGNMLSGNKIIVQRYGDFRRGRRTTETRLVRNNIQPTLKDAVPGDLCLVLPYRIMKDIEEMIIALDNVTPGLASDETLLYGVEVKFYSNKIKVDENFETNIKSLYVMGDGAGITRGLMQASVNGVYTARKISNRV; encoded by the coding sequence TTGAAAAAATACGATGCTATCATTGTTGGTGCAGGTCCGGCGGGCATTTTTTGTGCAATGGAGCTGATAAAGCAAAATCAGGAGATAGATATTCTCATGCTTGAAAAAGGCAATTCCATTGAGAAGAGAATATGCCCTAAGAGAAGGACAAATAAATGCGTAGGCTGCAAGCCTTGCAACATAACTACCGGTTTTGCCGGTGCTGGGGCCTATTCAGATGGCAAACTGTCTCTTTCTCCAGAGGTTGGAGGAGAACTGCCGGAATACATAGGATATGAGACGACAGAAGAGCTAATCAAATATGTGGATGAAGTATATCTGGGATTTGGCGCAGACAGCAAAATTTACGGAATAGACGACATGGACAAAATATCGGTTATCAGAAGAAAAGCTATCCAAAGCAACCTTAAACTGATAGAATGCCCCATCAGGCATGTAGGAACAGAGGTGGGATATGACATCTACACTAAGCTTCAAGCCTATCTTTTGGAAAAAGGGGTGGAGATTAAGTTTAGAAACCCTGTAAAAGAGATTATTATTGAAGAAGGCAAGGCTATGGGAGTAAAGGCTGATTCCGAGTACTACGGTGACAATATTATCATTGGCGTAGGGAGGGACGGCTCTGAATGGTTTGATGAGATATGCAGGACAGTAAATATAGAAACAGAAGTGGGAAAGGTAGATATCGGCGTTAGGATAGAGTGCAGAAATGAGATTATGAAGGAAATAAATGATGTTATGTATGAGGGAAAGCTCGTATATTATACGGAGACTTTTGACGATAAAGTTAGAACTTTCTGCTCAAATCCAGGGGGAGTAGTTGCCACAGAAATATACGATGATAATCTTGCGGTTGTCAATGGACATAGTTATAAGGCAGATACTTTAAAGACCAATAATACAAATTTTGCGCTTCTTGTTTCAAAAGGATTTACAGAACCTTTTAAATCGCCGATTGCATACGGCAAATATATTGCAGGTTTAGGAAACATGCTCTCTGGAAATAAAATCATAGTACAAAGATACGGCGATTTCAGACGAGGGAGAAGAACAACCGAAACCAGGCTGGTCAGAAACAATATACAGCCAACACTAAAAGATGCAGTGCCTGGGGATTTGTGTTTGGTACTTCCCTATAGAATAATGAAAGACATAGAGGAAATGATAATAGCTCTTGATAATGTGACACCGGGACTCGCCAGTGATGAAACATTATTATACGGAGTGGAAGTTAAGTTTTATTCCAATAAGATAAAAGTGGATGAAAACTTTGAAACAAATATAAAAAGCCTTTATGTTATGGGAGACGGTGCAGGAATAACTAGAGGTTTGATGCAAGCATCTGTAAATGGCGTGTATACTGCCAGAAAAATATCCAATCGGGTTTGA
- the dnaB gene encoding replicative DNA helicase, which yields MIKVPPNNIDAEQSVLGAMLVSKDAISTATELITDSDMFYNAQHKAIFDGIVELFKEDLPVDLITLTNKLKDTNVLEKVGGRGYLAELIDNVPVSTNVRTYCDIVKEKALLRSLISSSMEVINECYTNGDDADEVLEMAEKNIFELSQRQKTGDFVHIKEALVGTLESIEDIQKNNNTITGVPTGFTDLDHMTAGMQKADLVLIAARPSMGKTALALNVAQHAAVKAKKSVAIFSLEMSKELLTQRMLCSEAHINSQNLRTGNLTDKDWQKLAYATSVLSSSKIYIDDTPGVTVMEMRSKTRRLKLEHGLDMILIDYLQLMEGSKRSENRQQEISAISRSLKALAREMQCPVIALSQLSRAPDARTDHRPILSDLRESGAIEQDADVVMMLFRNHYYSKDPEDKNIAELNIAKQRNGSTGVIKLSWHEEYTQFGNLVEYRE from the coding sequence ATGATAAAAGTTCCGCCGAATAATATCGATGCGGAACAATCGGTTTTAGGAGCCATGCTTGTCAGCAAGGATGCAATATCCACAGCGACGGAGTTGATAACTGACAGTGATATGTTTTATAATGCGCAGCACAAGGCCATATTCGACGGAATAGTTGAGCTTTTCAAGGAAGACTTGCCTGTTGATTTAATAACATTGACCAACAAGCTGAAGGATACAAATGTTTTGGAAAAAGTAGGCGGAAGAGGTTATCTTGCGGAGCTTATAGATAATGTCCCGGTATCCACAAACGTGCGGACATATTGTGACATTGTCAAGGAAAAAGCCTTGCTGAGATCTCTTATAAGCTCGTCTATGGAAGTTATAAACGAATGCTATACAAACGGAGACGATGCGGATGAAGTACTTGAAATGGCTGAAAAGAATATTTTTGAGCTGTCTCAAAGACAGAAGACCGGCGATTTTGTCCATATAAAAGAAGCTCTTGTAGGAACGCTAGAGAGCATCGAAGATATTCAAAAAAACAACAATACCATAACCGGAGTGCCTACCGGATTTACAGATTTGGATCATATGACAGCAGGAATGCAAAAGGCGGATTTGGTGCTTATCGCAGCCAGACCATCTATGGGAAAAACTGCATTAGCACTGAACGTAGCTCAACATGCGGCGGTAAAGGCAAAGAAGTCTGTTGCCATATTCAGTCTGGAAATGAGCAAAGAGCTGTTAACTCAGAGGATGCTTTGTAGCGAGGCACATATCAATAGCCAGAATCTAAGGACGGGAAATCTTACGGATAAAGATTGGCAAAAGCTGGCCTACGCTACCTCTGTTTTATCAAGCAGTAAAATTTATATAGACGATACACCTGGAGTAACTGTAATGGAAATGAGATCAAAAACTAGAAGGTTAAAGCTTGAGCATGGTTTGGATATGATTCTCATAGACTACCTTCAGCTAATGGAGGGTTCGAAAAGAAGCGAGAACCGTCAGCAGGAGATATCTGCAATATCTAGATCTTTAAAGGCTTTGGCTAGAGAGATGCAGTGCCCAGTAATTGCCCTGTCACAGTTGAGCAGGGCTCCAGATGCCAGAACAGATCATCGACCTATTCTTTCGGATCTTAGGGAATCGGGTGCAATCGAGCAGGATGCAGATGTGGTAATGATGCTTTTCAGGAACCATTACTACTCAAAAGATCCCGAGGATAAAAATATTGCAGAACTTAACATTGCAAAGCAAAGGAATGGCTCTACAGGGGTAATAAAGCTTTCCTGGCATGAAGAATATACACAGTTCGGCAATTTGGTAGAATATAGGGAGTGA
- the rplI gene encoding 50S ribosomal protein L9, with the protein MKVILLEDVKGMGKKGDVVNAKDGYFRNFLAPKNLAVEATKDNLKKNDEDKQKQQAAIQKEIEEAKELAKKLSDSNLEIAEKASDEGRLFGSITSKDLAEAIKKDLGFDIDKRKIQLSEPIRNIGRFTVTIKTHAGITGDLTVTVKGK; encoded by the coding sequence ATGAAGGTAATATTGCTTGAAGATGTAAAAGGAATGGGTAAAAAGGGAGATGTAGTAAATGCAAAGGATGGATACTTCAGAAACTTTTTAGCTCCTAAGAACCTTGCAGTAGAAGCTACAAAAGATAATTTAAAGAAAAATGATGAAGATAAACAGAAGCAGCAGGCAGCTATACAAAAAGAAATAGAAGAGGCAAAAGAACTTGCAAAAAAATTATCTGATTCAAACTTAGAAATTGCCGAAAAAGCTTCAGACGAGGGAAGATTATTTGGGTCGATTACCAGTAAGGACTTGGCCGAAGCCATTAAGAAAGACTTAGGATTTGACATAGATAAAAGAAAGATCCAATTAAGCGAGCCTATAAGAAATATAGGCAGATTCACAGTTACTATAAAGACTCATGCTGGTATTACCGGAGATTTGACTGTAACGGTTAAAGGGAAATAA